A region of the Terriglobia bacterium genome:
CCTCACGCTCTCGGGAGGCCAGAAGCAGCGGGTGGCCATCTCCCGGGCCATCATCCGCGATCCGCGCATTCTGATTCTGGATGACGCGCTCTCGAGCGTCGACACCTACACTGAGGAAAAAATATTGCGCCACCTGACCGAGGTGATGGCGGGAAGGACCACCATTCTGATATCGCACCGCGTTTCCACCATTCGCAACGCGGACGAAATTGTGGTGCTGCACGATGGCACGATCGTGGAGCGCGGCGCCCACGAAGAGTTGTTAGCGATGAACGGCCATTACACAGAGCTTTACAACAAGCAGTTGATTGAAGATGCGCTGGAGCTGGAAACCTAGAACGGCAACCCGATGGCAGACAACTTTCACGAAGAGGAAGTGCTCGGAAAAGCGTACGACGCGCGCCTGATGCGGCGCCTGCTCACCTACTTGCGTCCTTACCAGCGGGTGGTGTTTTTTGCGCTGGTCGCTATTTTCCTTTTTGGTCTGCTGCAGGCGGTGCCTCCATACCTGATGAAGGTGGAGATCGACCGCTACCTTGATCCCACCAGGCAGCAGCCGGTCCTGCCCTTCCTCGCGCGCCTTCTGAGTGCCGATCCCCGCACGGGCATCCTTCAGATCGCCTTTGTGATTTTTGTGCCCACCGTTCTGCTGACTTTCGTTCTGCAGTTCGCGCAGACTTTTGCCATGAACCTGGTCGGCCAGAAGGTCATGTACGATCTGCGCAAGCAGTTGTTTGAGCATCTGCAGCGGCTGCAGATGAGCTACTTTGACCGCAACCCGGTGGGCAGGCTTGTTACGCGCGTCACCACGGACATCGATGTCCTGAATGATTTGTTCGCCTCCGGGGTCGTGGCGGTTTTCGGCGATCTCTTCACCCTGGCGAGCATCATGGTGGTGATGCTGAAGCTTGATTGGAAACTGTCGCTGCTGACGTTTGCCGTCCTGCCGCTGATTATCGTGGTGACGGCGCTGTTCCGGAAAGCGGTGCGTGACTCATACCGCCGCATTCGCCTGGCCATCGCCCGCATCAACGCTTACCTGCAGGAACACATCACGGGAATGTCTGTTCTGCAATTATTCAACCGTGAGGACAAGAGCTTCGATGAATTCGAGAAGATAAACACCGCTCACATGGAAGCTTACAAAGACTCGATACTGGCCTACGGACTCTTCTACCCTACCGTCGAGTTCCTGGGTGTGCTGGCCATCGTCATCATTCTGTATAAAGGCGGGATCATGGTTCTTGGCGGAGCGCTGACTGTAGGGACCGCAATCGCCTTCATCCAGTATTCGCAGCGGTTCTTCCGGCCCATTCAGGACCTGAGCGACAAGTACAACATCCTGCAGGCTGCCATGGCCAGTTCCGAGCGCGTCTTCAAGCTGTTGGATACACCGGTCAGCATTTCTGGTTCCGCGCGCCCGGCCAAACTCGAATCGCCCCGGGGCCGCATTGAATTCCGCAATGTCGGGTTTGCTTATCGGGACAATCATCGCGTGCTGGAGAACGTTTCTTTTACCATCGAGCCGGGAGAAACCGTCGCCGTGGTGGGCCACACCGGGGCCGGAAAGACCACTCTCACCAACCTGCTGCTGCGCTTCTACGATGTCCAGGAGGGCGCTATTTTGTTCGATGGCGTTGACATACGCGAGATGGGTCTCCGCGAGCTACGGAGCAACTTCGCCATCGTGTTGCAGGACTCGTTTCTCTTCTCCGGCACCATTGCCAGCAACATCCGGATGGGGACTGAAGGGATATCGGACCAGCAGGTCCGCGAGGCGGCCCGGCGCGTCAACATGCTGGACTTTATTGAAAGCCTGCCCGGCGGATTTGATGAGCCGGTCAGGGAGCGTGGAGCCACGCTCTCGTCCGGGCAGAAACAACTGCTCTCATTCGCGCGGGCGCTCGCGCATGACCCCAGGATCCTGATTCTTGACGAGGCGACCTCGAGCGTGGACCCGGAGACTGAATATCTTATCCGCGAGGGCCTCCAGAGGCTGCTCGAAAATCGAACTTCACTCGTCGTTGCTCACCGCCTTTCCACCATCCAGAACGCCTCGAAGATCATCGTGATGCACAAAGGACGCGTGCGCGAGGTGGGGACGCATCAGGAATTGCTGCGCTTGCAGGGAATCTATTTCAAACTTTATCAGCTTCAATACAAGGACCAGGAGCTCCTGGCCTCCGCCGGCCCGGCCAGAGGACCATGCCCAGAGATTGCTTCCTGATCGTTGCCGGAGAACGCTCCGGCGACATGTATGGCGCAGCCCTCGCCCAGGCGCTTAAAGCCAGAATCGCCGATGCCGCGGTTTTCGGCTGCGGCGGCGAGGCCATGCGCGCCGCCGGGGTGGAGACCATCGCCGATATCCATCAGGTGGCGCTGATTGGAATCTCTGAGGTCGTATCGGGGCTTCCGAAAGCCTATCGTGCCATGCAGGACCTTGTGGCTGAAGCCGCGCGGAGAGGGCCCGCAGCCGCAATCCTGATTGATTCCCCCTCGCTGAACCTGAGTCTGGCGAAACGGCTGAAGAAACATAACATTCCCGTCATCTACTTTGTCAGCCCCCAGATATGGGCCTGGAAAAAATGGAGAATCAGAAAGATCAAGGCGAATGTGGACAGGATGCTTTGCCTGTTCGATTTCGAAACGGAGATCTACGAGAAGGCCGGAGTACCCGTGGAATGCGTCGGACATCCCCTGTTGGATATGGCCGCTGTCAGCCAGTCGCGTGCGGAGTTTTTCAGCCGCGCTAAGCTCGACCCGAATGTACCAACCGTCGCCCTGCTGCCCGGAAGCCGCAGGACGGAGGTAAGGTTCAACCTGCCGGCAATCCTGGAGGCGGCGGACAGATTGGCGCAGTCACGGCCCATTCAGTTTGTCGTGGCTTCCGCACCGACAATCGATCCCGCATGGATGGAATCTCTAATCGCCCGCGGCTACAAGGGCGCGGCGCCCCTGCGGGCGCTCGCCAATGCTACCCACGAGGCCCTGCAATATTCCGCTGCCGCCGTAGTCGCCAGTGGAACAGCAACCATCGAGGCGGCCCTGCGGGAGTGTCCCATGGTTGTGGTCTACCGCGTCTCCGCATTCACAGCGATGTGCGCCAGGATCATGATTGATGTTCCCTTCTACAGCATGGTTAATCTCCTGGCTGGCCATGCCGTGGTCCCGGAATTGATCCAGAGCGGCTTCACCGCCGCCCGCCTCACGGAGGAGATGGAGCGGTTGCTCGGCGATGCCGGGGCCCGAAACAGGATGGTGGCGGAGCTTCGAAAAGTGAGGGAGCGCCTGGGCAAGGGAGGCGCAATGGACCGGGCTGCCGACGCCGTTGTCCGCCACCTTGAGGGGGCCAAGGCATCCCTCGGTGCCGAATAAAGCATCCCTGTGATAGGGCCTATCGAGCCGGGGGCAGTCACATCTCAGATTTTTTTGGGCAACAGCACCACCGCCCTGCCGGGGGATTGTATGATCAAGTATGTGGCCCTTTTTTCACGAAAGGCTTGAATCCTGTATGAAGCATGCCTCATTGTTCCGTAGAGCAGGGAGCGCCGTGGCGCCATGCGCCGGCATCACCTGCTGCGCCAGGGCGGCCGGCCTGCTGGCGCTGCTCTTTCTTGGCGGGCTCTCAGGCGCTCGGGCTGCTGACCCTGCCCAATTCGTGGTGAAGAAATACGATATCAAGGTCCAGCTCTATCCAACCACCCACATCTTAGACGCCTCCACCCGAATTGATTTCGTGCCGCAGAACAGCATCAGTCAGCTCGGCTTTGAG
Encoded here:
- a CDS encoding ABC transporter ATP-binding protein; its protein translation is MADNFHEEEVLGKAYDARLMRRLLTYLRPYQRVVFFALVAIFLFGLLQAVPPYLMKVEIDRYLDPTRQQPVLPFLARLLSADPRTGILQIAFVIFVPTVLLTFVLQFAQTFAMNLVGQKVMYDLRKQLFEHLQRLQMSYFDRNPVGRLVTRVTTDIDVLNDLFASGVVAVFGDLFTLASIMVVMLKLDWKLSLLTFAVLPLIIVVTALFRKAVRDSYRRIRLAIARINAYLQEHITGMSVLQLFNREDKSFDEFEKINTAHMEAYKDSILAYGLFYPTVEFLGVLAIVIILYKGGIMVLGGALTVGTAIAFIQYSQRFFRPIQDLSDKYNILQAAMASSERVFKLLDTPVSISGSARPAKLESPRGRIEFRNVGFAYRDNHRVLENVSFTIEPGETVAVVGHTGAGKTTLTNLLLRFYDVQEGAILFDGVDIREMGLRELRSNFAIVLQDSFLFSGTIASNIRMGTEGISDQQVREAARRVNMLDFIESLPGGFDEPVRERGATLSSGQKQLLSFARALAHDPRILILDEATSSVDPETEYLIREGLQRLLENRTSLVVAHRLSTIQNASKIIVMHKGRVREVGTHQELLRLQGIYFKLYQLQYKDQELLASAGPARGPCPEIAS
- the lpxB gene encoding lipid-A-disaccharide synthase; protein product: MPRDCFLIVAGERSGDMYGAALAQALKARIADAAVFGCGGEAMRAAGVETIADIHQVALIGISEVVSGLPKAYRAMQDLVAEAARRGPAAAILIDSPSLNLSLAKRLKKHNIPVIYFVSPQIWAWKKWRIRKIKANVDRMLCLFDFETEIYEKAGVPVECVGHPLLDMAAVSQSRAEFFSRAKLDPNVPTVALLPGSRRTEVRFNLPAILEAADRLAQSRPIQFVVASAPTIDPAWMESLIARGYKGAAPLRALANATHEALQYSAAAVVASGTATIEAALRECPMVVVYRVSAFTAMCARIMIDVPFYSMVNLLAGHAVVPELIQSGFTAARLTEEMERLLGDAGARNRMVAELRKVRERLGKGGAMDRAADAVVRHLEGAKASLGAE